A region of Carassius auratus strain Wakin chromosome 41, ASM336829v1, whole genome shotgun sequence DNA encodes the following proteins:
- the slc39a3 gene encoding zinc transporter ZIP3, protein MDSDWTSPGVAPGLLHIKLLTLVLMLSFSLLCGFSPVCVMRRATRFSSDPGSRQRILSLASCLACGVFLASCLLELLPDFLNNTRDTFSRLHITLHYPLAEFVLAMGFLLVFVVEQMLLAFREQTCDVSLEKQALVDCEERSRRSVSRCAVDEGLRVFLLLFCVCVRAFLEGVSVGSQRQPLLETCVALMLYEALVAFSLAVHLTHHALRRTLVAGALLLFSVSCPAGIGAGLALDGLTVGPQVQLLRCAVEGLTAGIFINVCVLESVWQESGSPKHRIHKVAFLLTGFALVTAVLFSKV, encoded by the exons ATGGACTCCGACTGGACCTCCCCAGGTGTCGCTCCTGGACTTCTTCACATCAAGCTCCTCACACTGGTGCTGATGCTGAGCTTCAGTCTGCTGTGTGGATTCAGTCCTGTGTGTGTCATGAGACGAGCGACACGCTTCAGCTCAGACCCag gctCTCGGCAGAGGATCTTGAGTCTGGCGTCGTGTTTGGCCTGCGGGGTTTTTCTGGCTTCGTGTTTGCTGGAGCTTCTTCCAGACTTCCTGAACAACACGAGAGACACCTTCAGCCGTCTGCACATCACC CTTCACTATCCTCTGGCCGAGTTCGTCCTGGCCATGGGCTTCCTGCTGGTGTTTGTGGTGGAGCAGATGCTGCTGGCGTTCAGAGAGCAGACGTGTGACGTGTCTCTGGAGAAGCAGGCGCTGGTGGACTGTGAGGAGCGCTCCAGAAGGAGTGTGTCCAGGTGTGCTGTGGATGAGGGTCTGCGTGTGTTCCTGCtgctcttctgtgtgtgtgtgcgagcgttCCTGGAGGGTGTGAGCGTGGGCAGCCAGCGCCAGCCGCTGCTGGAGACCTGTGTGGCGCTGATGCTGTACGAGGCCCTCGTGGCCTTCAGTCTGGCCGTGCATCTGACCCATCACGCTCTCCGCCGGACGCTGGTGGCCGGCGCTCTGCTGCTGTTCTCCGTCTCGTGTCCGGCTGGGATCGGGGCTGGGCTGGCGCTGGACGGGCTGACCGTCGGTCCTCAGGTCCAGCTGCTGCGCTGCGCTGTGGAGGGTCTGACGGCTGGGATCTTCATCAACGTGTGTGTGCTGGAGTCCGTGTGGCAGGAGTCCGGCTCCCCGAAGCATCGCATCCATAAAGTGGCTTTCCTCCTCACCGGCTTCGCTCTGGTCACTGCCGTCCTGTTCAGCAAAGTCTGA
- the creb3l4 gene encoding cyclic AMP-responsive element-binding protein 3-like protein 4: MREADIVSGDVKSTERDAEEVLESGLLLDESCSGILYAGHTEEWSVQPHSSLNDSESEEVLNAINPNEMYTSAVCESDSGLSEDQSSDGAQEQNLGNTVYQVVYDISGVGGVSEQQTPHMDVISIELDEWSSQMLLEDSCVVNELVSSVRMENASAHDVQSFQSPDGFLVYPELQLTEEEQKLLDQEGVSLPNNLPLTKTEERILKKVRRKIRNKLSAQDSRRRKKEYIDGLESRVVTCSAQNKELQRTVEQLEKHNMSLMAQLHKLQALIKQTATKAAQTSTCIMILIFSLALLILPSYSPFSRSPSVEDSYAPAAVVSRNILNEVDSLPLLEDPVEDDPMSPEPPSPPSELSPADADADAPQQTEDQRNGSDPTEADAAVLSVSLTARAAAGNADAAKPPHADEM; this comes from the exons ATGCGAGAAGCAGATATTGTGTCCGGGGACGTCAAATCCACCGAGCGA GATGCCGAGGAGGTTCTGGAGAGCGGTCTGCTCCTGGACGAGTCCTGCTCTGGAATACTGTACGCTGGACACACGGAGGAGTGGAGCGTCCAGCCGCACTCT AGTTTGAATGACAGTGAATCTGAGGAGGTTCTGAACGCCATAAACCCGAACGAGATGTACACGTCAGCGGTGTGTGAGAGCGACAGCGGTCTGTCTGAAGATCAGTCCTCAGACGGAGCCCAGGAGCAGAACCTCGGGAACACCGTCTATCAGGTGGTGTATGACATCAGCGGTGTGGGCGGAGTCTCGGAGCAGCAGACGCCACACATGGACGTGATCTCCATCGAGCTGG ACGAGTGGAGCTCTCAGATGCTGCTGGAGGACTCGTGTGTGGTCAACGAGCTGGTGTCGTCTGTCAGAATGGAGAACGCTTCTGCTCACGACGTGCAAAGCTTTCAGAGCCCCGATGGTTTTCTG GTTTATCCTGAACTCCAGCTCACAGAGGAGGAGCAGAAGCTGCTGGACCAGGAGGGAGTCTCACTGCCCAATAACCTGCCCTTGactaag ACTGAGGAGAGAATCCTGAAGAAAGTGAGACGGAAGATCCGGAATAAACTCTCGGCTCAGGACAGTCGCAGGAGGAAGAAGGAGTATATCGACGGTCTGGAGAGCAG ggtggTGACGTGTTCAGCTCAGAATAAAGAGCTGCAGAGAACAGTTGAGCAGCTGGAGAAGCACAACAT gtctCTTATGGCTCAGCTGCACAAACTGCAGGCTTTGATCAAGCAGACGGCCACCAAAGCGGCTCAGACGAGCACGTGCATCATG ATCCTCATCTTCTCTCTGGCTCTGCTCATCCTCCCCAGTTACAGTCCGTTCAGCCGCTCGCCGTCTGTGGAGGACAGCTACGCCCCGGCCgccg TGGTTTCCAGAAACATCCTGAACGAGGTGGACTCTCTTCCGCTGCTCGAGGATCCAGTAGAAGATGATCCGATGTCTCCAGAGCCTCCGTCTCCTCCGTCCGAGCTCAGTCCTGCAGACGCAGACGCAGACGCGCCGCAGCAGACGGAGGACCAGAGGAACGGCTCGGACCCGACTGAAGCAGACGCAGCCGTGCTGTCTGTGAGTTTAACGGCTCGGGCGGCTGCAGGAAACGCAGACGCAGCCAAACCGCCGCACGCTGATGAAATGTGA
- the LOC113059430 gene encoding cytochrome P450 11B, mitochondrial: protein MLSSGVRPPALSTAVRSLQRRSGGAVRDFQEIPHTGSNGWINLLRFWKDGRFSLLHKHMENTFRRLGPIYRESLGSQSSVNIMLPTDIGELFRSEGLHPRRMTLQPWATHREIRGHCKGVFLKNGTEWRSDRLLLNKEVMVASAVRRFLPLLDDVAQDFCRSLRQRVETEGVGDTDQRSMTLDPSPELFRFALEASCHVLYGERIGLFSSSPSEESERFIWAVERMLATTPPLLYLPPRLLLALHAPLWTEHATAWDHIFSHAEARIQRGFQRLQTAVGGASDGRILGVLGQLMEAGQLSSELIKANITELMAGGVDTTAVPLQFALFELARNPDVQERVRAQVLSSWEQASGDPQKALQGAPLLKGAVKETLRLYPVGITVQRYPVRDIVLQNYHVPAGTLVQVCLYPLGRSPEVFEGPERFEPSRWAASGEGFRSLAFGFGSRQCVGRRIAENEMQLLLLHILRNFRLTVSSTEELNTKYTLILQPESPPRITFTTRSL from the exons ATGCTCTCTTCAGGCGTGCGTCCACCGGCGCTCTCCACGGCCGTCCGCTCGCTGCAGAGGAGAAGCGGAGGAGCAGTGCGAGACTTCCAGGAGATCCCTCACACCGGCAGCAACGGCTGGATCAACCTGCTGCGCTTCTGGAAGGACGGGAGATTCAGCCTGCTTCACAAGCACATGGAGAACACCTTCAGACGCCTCGGACCCATCTACAG GGAGTCTCTGGGCTCTCAGAGCAGCGTGAACATCATGCTGCCGACAGACATCGGGGAGCTGTTCCGATCCGAGGGTCTCCATCCACGCCGCATGACTCTGCAGCCCTGGGCCACACACCGAGAGATACGCGGACACTGCAAGGGCGTCTTCCtaaa GAACGGGACGGAGTGGCGCTCCGACAGACTGCTGTTGAACAAGGAGGTGATGGTGGCTTCAGCCGTACGCCGCTTCCTTCCGCTGCTGGACGACGTGGCGCAGGATTTCTGCCGTTCACTGCGACAGCGGGTGGAGACGGAGGGCGTGGGGGACACGGATCAGCGCAGTATGACCCTTGACCCCAGTCCTGAGCTCTTCCGCTTTGCCCTGGAAG CGAGCTGTCATGTTCTGTACGGCGAGCGGATCGGCCTGTTCTCGTCGTCTCCGTCTGAAGAGTCGGAGCGCTTCATCTGGGCCGTTGAGCGCATGCTAGCCACGACGCCGCCGCTGCTGTATCTGCCTCCACGACTGCTGCTGGCCCTCCACGCCCCCCTCTGGACAGAGCACGCCACTGCATGGGACCACATCTTCAGCCACG cggAGGCACGTATCCAGCGCGGGTTCCAGCGTCTGCAGACGGCGGTGGGCGGAGCCTCTGATGGGCGGATCCTGGGTGTGCTgggtcagctgatggaggcgggaCAGTTATCATCAGAGCTGATCAAAGCTAACATCACTGAACTGATGGCCGGCGGAGTCGATACG ACCGCCGTCCCGCTGCAGTTCGCTCTCTTCGAGTTAGCGAGGAACCCTGATGTGCAGGAGCGGGTGCGAGCACAGGTGCTGTCGTCATGGGAACAGGCGTCAGGGGACCCCCAGAAGGCCCTGCAGGGGGCGCCGCTGCTGAAGGGAGCCGTGAAGGAGACGCTCAG GCTGTATCCCGTAGGAATCACCGTCCAGCGCTATCCGGTCCGAGACATCGTCCTGCAGAACTACCACGTGCCAGCAGGG ACGCTGGTGCAGGTGTGTCTGTATCCTCTGGGTCGCAGTCCTGAGGTGTTTGAGGGTCCGGAGCGCTTCGAACCGAGCCGCTGGGCCGCTTCTGGAGAAGGCTTTCGCTCGCTGGCGTTCGGCTTCGGATCCAGACAGTGTGTCGGCCGGAGGATCGCAGAGAACGAGATGCAGCTGCTGTTACTACAC atTCTGAGGAACTTCAGACTGACGGTTTCATCCACAGAAGAGCTGAACACCAAATACACTCTCATTCTGCAGCCAGAGTCTCCTCCCAGAATCACCTTCACCACACGCTCTCTATAA
- the pklr gene encoding pyruvate kinase PKLR, with product MSLPDSFIQKQQLDASMADTFLEHLCLLDIDQEPITARNTSIICTIGPASRSVTKLQEMVKAGMDIARLNFSHGSHEYHGETIRNIREAVETLTSDPLYYRPVAIALDTKGPEIRTGLVKGSADAEVVLERGASVRLVTAEEDRDKTDGSVIWMDYPSMPRVLKTGSRVFIDDGLLALKVLEIGETWVETRVENGGILGSRKGVNLPGMDLVNLPAVSDRDRSDLLFGVQQDVDIIFASFIRSAEDVRAVREALGARGQNIKIISKVESRQGVLNFEEILKESDGIMVARGDLGIEIPAEKVFIAQKMMIGRCNSAGKPVICATQMLESMVHHTRPTRAESSDVANAVLDGADCVMLSGETAKGHFPVEAVAMMHSICREAEAAIFHQQLFEELRRLTPLTSDPTEVTAIGAVESSFKCCAGAIIILTISGRSAHLLSRYRPRCPIIAVTRDIQVARQSQLLRGVFPALFRTPPTDIWADEVDNCVTFAMDIGKARGFFSAGDMVIIVTGWRPGSGHTNIMRVVTVP from the exons ATGTCTCTGCCGGACTCCTTCATTCAGAAGCAGCAGCTGGACGCATCGATGGCCGACACGTTTCTGGAGCATCTGTGTCTGCTGGACATCGATCAGGAGCCAATCACAGCGCGGAACACCAGCATCATCTGCACCATCG GCCCCGCCTCCCGCTCCGTCACCAAACTGCAGGAGATGGTGAAGGCCGGTATGGACATCGCCAGACTGAACTTCTCTCACGGCTCtcatgag TATCACGGAGAGACGATCCGAAACATCCGTGAGGCAGTGGAGACGTTGACCTCTGACCCGCTGTATTACAGGCCTGTGGCCATCGCTCTGGACACCAAAGGACCGGAGATCCGCACCGGCCTGGTGAAAGGG TCTGCAGACGCTGAGGTGGTGCTGGAGCGAGGAGCGTCGGTTCGGCTGGTGACCGCAGAGGAGGATCGTGATAAGACGGACGGGTCAGTGATCTGGATGGACTATCCCAGCATGCCCCGCGTGCTCAAGACAGGAAGCAGAGTATTCATCGATGACGGGCTCCTCGCTCTCAAAGTCCTGGAGATCG GTGAGACGTGGGTGGAGACTCGTGTCGAGAACGGTGGCATTCTGGGTAGTCGTAAAGGTGTGAATCTGCCGGGGATGGATCTGGTGAACCTGCCGGCGGTGAGCGACCGCGATCGATCTGACCTGCTGTTCGGTGTCCAGCAGGACGTGGACATCATCTTCGCCTCCTTCATCCGCTCGGCCGAGGATGTGAGGGCCGTGAGAGAGGCGCTGGGAGCCAGAGGACAGAACATCAAAATCATCAGCAAAGTGGAGAGCAGACAGGGAGTCCTGAA TTTCGAGGAGATCCTGAAGGAGAGCGATGGCATCATGGTGGCTCGTGGAGACCTGGGCATCGAGATCCCGGCAGAGAAAGTCTTCATCGCTCAGAAGATGATGATCGGACGCTGTAATTCTGCAGGGAAACCCGTGATCTGTGCCACACAG atgctGGAGAGTATGGTCCATCACACGCGTCCCACCCGTGCTGAGAGCAGTGATGTGGCTAATGCGGTGCTGGACGGAGCCGACTGCGTCATGCTGTCTGGAGAAACGGCCAAAGGACACTTCCCTGTAGAAGCTGTTGCCATGATGCACTCG atctgCCGTGAGGCTGAGGCGGCCATCTTTCATCAGCAGCTGTTTGAAGAGCTGCGCCGTTTGACCccgctgacctctgaccccacagAGGTCACGGCCATTGGAGCCGTCGAGTCGTCCTTCAAATGCTGCGCTGGAGCCATCATCATCCTCACCATATCCGGCAG gtCGGCTCATTTATTGTCTCGGTATCGTCCTCGCTGTCCGATCATCGCTGTGACGCGGGACATTCAGGTGGCCCGTCAATCACAGCTGCTCCGCGGCGTATTCCCCGCCCTCTTCCGAACTCCGCCCACTGACATCTGGGCCGATGAGGTGGACAACTGCGTGACCTTTGCGATGGAcatag gtaaaGCGCGGGGTTTCTTCTCAGCGGGTGATATGGTGATCATCGTGACCGGCTGGAGACCTGGATCTGGACACACTAACATCATGAGGGTGGTCACTGTGCCCTGA